A single genomic interval of Halorubrum aethiopicum harbors:
- a CDS encoding DUF7385 family protein: MPGFDVHEHRHALKQLRDTGDTSLWESRKDVACPACEEPFDRLFTTGRTATRFPENDGARFCLVRDDDAIHVFRH; the protein is encoded by the coding sequence ATGCCCGGATTCGACGTCCACGAGCACCGACACGCGCTGAAACAGCTCCGGGACACCGGCGACACGAGCCTCTGGGAGAGCCGGAAGGACGTGGCGTGTCCGGCCTGCGAGGAGCCGTTCGACCGGCTCTTCACGACCGGTCGAACCGCGACCCGATTCCCCGAGAACGACGGGGCCCGCTTCTGTCTCGTGCGCGACGACGACGCGATCCACGTGTTCCGGCACTGA
- a CDS encoding MATE family efflux transporter — MTDEPSTPSGDVPDDDGSAEDSITEGGLLRPLFRLAWPIVVIQLLQVTYNVVDTLYLGRLSAEAVGAISLAFPLIFLLIAVAGGFTTAGAILVAQYTGAKGDESAGLVAGQTIVTVAVLSVFIGIGGYFYTRPALALLPSDAETAATVIPLAADYMEVIFLGIPLMFGFFVFSALMRGYGDTRTPMAVMFVSVLLNVLLDPFLIFGFADNPLFGWLASLPGAGALESVALDPIALEASLLAATGFAGYGVEGAALATILSRGVATGIGIWALFATDLGPDVGLADLRPDLAFIGDISRLGLPSSVEQTTSALAMITLTAMVVTFSPPVVAAYGLGNRLISLVFLPAMGLGRAIDTMVGQNLGADRADRAGRAVRVAATTGAGVMFLVAVVAATFTEPIVSVFLGDVPDAPATVSYAAEYVRIRSVEFAFIGVSQVILGAFRGAGNTKTAMVISVLTLWVGRVASVGYLVFVAGWGATGVWVGMALGNVLGAVVGVAWFSRGTWANRYIEEPAPGVDSVGED, encoded by the coding sequence GTGACCGACGAGCCCTCCACCCCGTCCGGAGACGTCCCTGACGACGACGGGTCCGCCGAGGACTCGATCACCGAGGGCGGCCTCCTCCGGCCGCTGTTCCGGCTCGCGTGGCCCATCGTCGTCATCCAGCTGCTTCAGGTGACGTACAACGTCGTCGACACGCTGTACCTCGGCCGGCTCTCGGCCGAGGCCGTCGGCGCGATCAGCCTCGCGTTCCCGCTCATCTTCCTGCTCATCGCGGTCGCGGGCGGGTTCACCACCGCCGGCGCGATCCTCGTCGCGCAGTACACGGGCGCGAAGGGCGACGAGTCGGCGGGGCTCGTCGCCGGCCAGACCATCGTCACGGTGGCGGTGCTCTCCGTGTTCATCGGGATCGGCGGCTACTTCTACACCCGCCCGGCGCTGGCGCTGCTGCCGAGCGACGCCGAGACCGCGGCGACCGTGATCCCGCTCGCGGCCGACTACATGGAGGTGATCTTCCTCGGGATCCCGCTGATGTTCGGCTTCTTCGTCTTCTCGGCGCTGATGCGGGGGTACGGCGACACCCGGACCCCGATGGCGGTGATGTTCGTCTCCGTGCTCCTGAACGTCCTCCTCGACCCGTTCCTGATCTTCGGGTTCGCGGACAACCCGCTCTTCGGCTGGCTCGCGTCGCTGCCGGGGGCCGGGGCGCTCGAATCGGTCGCCCTCGACCCGATCGCGCTCGAGGCGTCGCTTCTCGCGGCGACGGGCTTCGCCGGGTACGGCGTCGAGGGTGCCGCGCTGGCGACGATCCTCTCTCGGGGGGTCGCCACCGGGATCGGGATCTGGGCGCTGTTCGCGACCGACCTCGGCCCCGACGTGGGCCTCGCGGACCTGCGGCCGGACCTCGCGTTCATCGGGGACATCTCTCGATTGGGGTTGCCCTCCAGCGTCGAGCAGACGACGAGCGCGCTGGCGATGATCACGCTCACCGCGATGGTCGTGACGTTCTCGCCGCCCGTGGTCGCCGCCTACGGGCTCGGCAACCGGCTCATCTCGCTCGTGTTCCTCCCGGCGATGGGGCTCGGCCGCGCCATCGACACGATGGTCGGACAGAACCTCGGGGCGGACCGCGCCGACCGCGCGGGCCGCGCCGTGCGGGTCGCGGCGACGACCGGGGCCGGCGTGATGTTCCTCGTCGCCGTGGTCGCGGCGACGTTCACCGAGCCGATCGTCTCCGTCTTCCTCGGCGACGTTCCCGACGCGCCGGCGACCGTCTCCTACGCCGCCGAGTACGTCCGGATCCGGTCCGTGGAGTTCGCCTTCATCGGCGTCTCGCAGGTGATCCTCGGGGCGTTCCGCGGGGCGGGGAACACGAAGACCGCGATGGTGATCTCCGTGCTCACGCTCTGGGTCGGCCGCGTCGCCAGCGTGGGCTACCTCGTGTTCGTCGCGGGGTGGGGCGCGACCGGCGTCTGGGTCGGGATGGCGCTCGGGAACGTCCTCGGCGCGGTCGTCGGCGTGGCGTGGTTCTCCCGCGGGACGTGGGCGAACCGGTACATCGAGGAGCCCGCACCCGGCGTCGATTCGGTCGGGGAGGACTGA
- a CDS encoding mechanosensitive ion channel family protein, with translation MAQPAGTAPIVEWSSWLAAIPGVRLLVVVLSVVAGAALARIIVRVIGRPVARRFSRQSVAQTVVRGVRVGTIVAAFLTGLWVVGFQFTDLLIGTAVLSAVVGIILAPLVGNFINGVFVLADQPFEIGDMVELDDGTQGFVEDITIRYTKIFTVDNTFRVVPNGAMRERDVTNYSAEDERTRRSIDVLVTYECDVTEARRLIERAARDCDAVIDGGPDIRIGVARYTASPDCRIHEFGDDGVLLRLRYWVKKPYKLGKVQSDVNIRIRERLADADVEMAYPHRHLVFDDTSGVAEVGVRETVAGADATAGSDPSADSESPADSDAAAGSDATPASATEPDPVTESGPAGGSDSPAESDPPVDPGSPADPDSPDEREGP, from the coding sequence ATGGCGCAACCGGCGGGCACCGCCCCGATCGTCGAGTGGTCCTCGTGGCTCGCCGCGATCCCCGGCGTGCGGCTGCTCGTCGTCGTCCTCTCGGTCGTCGCGGGCGCGGCGCTCGCGCGGATCATCGTGCGGGTCATCGGCCGGCCGGTGGCGCGACGGTTCTCGCGGCAGAGCGTCGCACAGACCGTCGTTCGCGGCGTTCGCGTCGGGACGATCGTGGCCGCGTTCCTCACCGGGCTCTGGGTCGTCGGGTTCCAGTTCACCGATCTGTTGATCGGGACCGCCGTCCTCTCGGCGGTGGTGGGTATCATCCTCGCGCCGCTGGTCGGGAACTTCATCAACGGCGTGTTCGTCCTCGCCGACCAGCCGTTCGAGATCGGCGACATGGTCGAGCTCGACGACGGGACCCAGGGGTTCGTCGAGGACATCACCATCCGGTACACGAAGATATTCACCGTCGACAACACGTTCCGGGTCGTCCCGAACGGCGCGATGCGCGAGCGCGACGTGACGAACTACTCCGCGGAGGACGAGCGCACCCGGCGGAGCATCGACGTGCTCGTCACCTACGAGTGCGACGTGACGGAGGCCCGCCGGCTCATCGAGCGCGCCGCCCGCGACTGCGACGCCGTCATCGACGGCGGCCCGGACATCCGGATCGGGGTGGCCCGCTACACCGCGAGCCCGGACTGCCGGATCCACGAGTTCGGCGACGACGGCGTGCTGTTGCGGCTCCGCTACTGGGTGAAGAAACCGTACAAGCTCGGGAAGGTCCAGTCGGACGTGAACATCCGGATCCGCGAGCGGCTCGCCGACGCCGACGTGGAGATGGCGTACCCGCACCGCCACCTCGTCTTCGACGACACCTCCGGCGTCGCCGAGGTCGGCGTCCGCGAGACGGTCGCCGGGGCCGACGCGACCGCCGGTTCCGACCCGTCCGCCGACTCCGAGTCGCCCGCCGACTCCGACGCAGCCGCCGGATCCGACGCGACGCCCGCCTCCGCGACCGAACCCGACCCGGTGACCGAGTCCGGGCCGGCCGGAGGTTCCGACTCGCCCGCCGAATCCGACCCGCCCGTCGATCCGGGATCCCCCGCCGATCCCGACTCGCCCGACGAACGCGAAGGGCCGTGA
- a CDS encoding proteasome assembly chaperone family protein: MSDPLDRDDAPNDRDADTPHDDSDAPLGRDDDINATPLDRGPSAPSHEVFARRPTFSVTHESTPSGTLIAGFSSYGLAGLTAVDYLIEHLELEVKGHVTAEGLPSITPFKKGRPRHPTRLYSADDVDVTVLVAEQFVPSVLGESLATSVLEWTAANDVDEVAVLSGVPIPHGPDAHRTFYVATDDYRESRLADAEVPPMESGFLDGVNAALLERGMDSPLGVGLFVTPVHAQAPDVEAAVRLVETATDLYGLDVDAGPLEAFAAEIRRHYEDLAERIEEREPEGTYDRMYM, translated from the coding sequence ATGTCCGATCCGCTCGACCGCGACGACGCCCCGAACGACCGCGACGCCGACACCCCGCACGACGACTCCGACGCTCCACTCGGCCGTGACGACGACATCAACGCCACCCCGCTCGACCGCGGCCCGTCCGCCCCGAGCCACGAGGTCTTCGCGCGGCGGCCGACGTTCAGCGTCACCCACGAGTCGACGCCGAGCGGGACGCTCATCGCGGGCTTCTCCTCGTACGGTCTCGCCGGGCTCACCGCCGTCGACTACCTGATCGAACACCTCGAGTTGGAGGTCAAAGGCCACGTCACCGCCGAGGGGCTCCCCTCCATCACCCCCTTCAAGAAGGGCCGGCCGCGCCACCCCACCCGGCTGTACTCCGCGGACGACGTGGACGTGACCGTCCTCGTCGCCGAGCAGTTCGTCCCCTCGGTCCTCGGCGAGTCGCTCGCGACGTCGGTCCTCGAGTGGACGGCCGCCAACGACGTCGACGAGGTCGCCGTCCTCTCCGGGGTTCCGATCCCCCACGGCCCCGACGCCCACCGGACGTTCTACGTCGCCACGGACGACTACCGCGAGAGCCGGCTCGCAGACGCGGAGGTCCCGCCGATGGAGTCCGGCTTCCTCGACGGGGTGAACGCCGCGCTGCTCGAACGGGGCATGGACTCGCCGCTCGGCGTCGGCCTGTTCGTCACGCCCGTCCACGCGCAGGCCCCCGACGTGGAGGCGGCGGTCAGGCTCGTCGAGACGGCGACCGACCTCTACGGGCTCGACGTCGACGCCGGTCCCCTCGAGGCGTTCGCGGCCGAGATACGCCGCCACTACGAGGACCTCGCCGAGCGGATCGAGGAGCGCGAACCGGAGGGCACCTACGACCGGATGTACATGTGA
- the trmB gene encoding HTH-type sugar sensing transcriptional regulator TrmB → MADDLRATLDHVGDRFNLGEYEIDAYLAVLEHGELTASDIADRTDIPQPRVYDTVRSLADRGLVELRESRPMKIVAVDPEDAFDELRSSFAEMVDELEARYTAPTRETEAVSLVKSRSTILRYLEEVIRGAEYELAVSLTPDLLRRFREDLEEKVENGVSVELLVTPASRAPDPAEFDYLEVATTARARRGITTPVLAVGDGEYSVYATQDALRDDRERYGVIFNRSALGFLVSGFFGTVLWTTAETLAADGKARPFPRRYASIRRAVKDVREFDGDDFYATVEGRDIETGRSVTVRGRVVDVAFEDTEEVASLVVETDDGRVEIGGRVAALEDVEGQVIVIGREEPPEI, encoded by the coding sequence ATGGCAGACGATCTCCGGGCGACGCTCGATCACGTCGGGGACCGGTTCAACCTGGGAGAGTACGAGATCGACGCGTACCTCGCGGTGTTGGAACACGGCGAGTTGACCGCGAGCGACATTGCCGATCGGACCGACATCCCGCAGCCGCGGGTGTACGACACGGTGCGGAGCCTCGCGGACCGCGGGCTCGTCGAGCTCCGCGAGTCGCGCCCGATGAAGATCGTGGCGGTCGACCCGGAGGACGCGTTCGACGAACTCCGCTCGTCGTTCGCGGAGATGGTCGACGAGCTCGAGGCGCGCTACACCGCGCCGACCCGCGAGACGGAGGCGGTGTCGCTCGTGAAGTCCCGCTCGACCATCCTGCGCTACCTCGAGGAGGTGATACGCGGCGCGGAGTACGAGCTCGCCGTCTCGCTCACGCCCGACCTCCTCCGTCGGTTCCGCGAGGATCTCGAAGAGAAGGTGGAAAACGGCGTGAGCGTCGAGCTCCTCGTGACGCCGGCCTCCCGCGCGCCGGACCCCGCGGAGTTCGACTACCTCGAGGTCGCGACCACCGCTCGCGCGCGCAGGGGTATCACCACGCCGGTCCTCGCGGTCGGCGACGGGGAGTACTCCGTGTACGCGACCCAGGACGCCCTCCGAGACGACCGCGAGCGGTACGGCGTCATCTTCAACCGCTCCGCGCTCGGCTTCCTCGTCTCCGGCTTCTTCGGGACGGTCCTGTGGACGACCGCGGAGACGCTCGCGGCCGACGGGAAGGCCCGCCCCTTCCCGCGGCGGTACGCCTCGATCCGGCGGGCGGTCAAGGACGTTCGCGAGTTCGACGGCGACGACTTCTACGCGACCGTCGAGGGTCGCGACATCGAGACGGGCAGGTCCGTCACGGTCCGGGGGCGCGTCGTCGACGTCGCGTTCGAGGACACGGAGGAGGTCGCCTCGCTCGTCGTCGAGACCGACGACGGCCGCGTCGAGATCGGCGGCCGCGTCGCCGCCCTGGAGGACGTCGAGGGTCAGGTGATCGTGATCGGCCGCGAGGAGCCCCCGGAGATCTGA
- a CDS encoding metal-dependent hydrolase, giving the protein MFVGHALLAFALAALLADRLGWPAERALALGAVAGAFAALPDVDMAYAAVAIDFGRLTAESLTRPSTLWDATRDVHRAVTHSLVVSVIAGGAFGLWAVAWDRRPAARTAGSLLAVGVLAALVRVGASLNGTLGLVVLGTFAVGGLAVATLARLRTDLSGRAVAAAAVLGLCSHPWGDLVTGEPPQLFYPLGVRVLDGRVLLHGDPTVHLLGAFALELAVVWLAAVAVATVTGRSWREAIDPRAAAGLAYGVAAVLMVPPTLEVSYHFVFSILAVGVVCGGMSLTPGSASIPRPVSLSRPDASRRRPAGPPSAFGGPSRRSPGSRPRWWGTRRCTSRRRRSRSRRCWSVSSPSEADGRRARGGPGQISGGSSRPITIT; this is encoded by the coding sequence GTGTTCGTCGGTCACGCGCTGCTCGCGTTCGCCCTCGCGGCCCTCCTCGCGGACCGGCTGGGCTGGCCCGCGGAGCGCGCGCTGGCGCTCGGCGCGGTCGCCGGGGCGTTCGCCGCGCTCCCCGACGTCGACATGGCGTACGCGGCGGTCGCCATCGACTTCGGACGCCTCACCGCGGAGTCGCTGACGCGACCCAGCACGCTCTGGGACGCCACCCGCGACGTTCACCGCGCGGTGACCCACTCGCTCGTCGTGTCGGTGATCGCCGGGGGCGCGTTCGGGCTCTGGGCGGTCGCGTGGGACCGTCGACCCGCCGCTCGGACGGCCGGCTCCCTCCTCGCCGTCGGCGTCCTGGCCGCGCTGGTCCGGGTCGGCGCGTCCCTGAACGGCACGCTCGGGCTGGTCGTCCTCGGGACGTTCGCGGTCGGCGGGCTCGCCGTCGCGACGCTTGCCCGGCTGCGGACCGACCTCTCCGGGCGGGCCGTCGCCGCCGCGGCCGTCCTCGGACTGTGTTCGCACCCGTGGGGCGATCTGGTCACCGGCGAGCCGCCGCAGCTGTTCTACCCCCTCGGCGTCCGCGTCCTCGACGGCCGCGTGCTGCTCCACGGGGATCCGACGGTCCACCTCCTCGGCGCGTTCGCGCTCGAGTTGGCCGTCGTCTGGCTCGCGGCGGTCGCGGTCGCGACCGTGACCGGTCGGTCGTGGCGGGAGGCGATCGACCCGCGCGCCGCGGCCGGGCTGGCCTACGGGGTCGCGGCCGTCCTCATGGTGCCGCCGACGCTCGAGGTGTCGTACCACTTCGTGTTCTCGATCCTCGCGGTCGGCGTCGTCTGCGGCGGGATGTCGCTGACGCCCGGATCCGCGTCGATCCCGCGCCCCGTCTCGCTCTCGCGGCCGGACGCGTCCCGCCGCCGGCCCGCCGGCCCGCCGTCGGCGTTCGGGGGACCTTCTCGGCGCTCGCCGGGATCACGGCCGCGCTGGTGGGGTACGCGGCGGTGTACCTCGCGGAGGAGGCGTTCTCGTTCTCGACGGTGCTGGTCGGTATCCTCCCCGTCTGAGGCCGACGGTCGTCGCGCTCGGGGCGGTCCCGGTCAGATCTCCGGGGGCTCCTCGCGGCCGATCACGATCACCTGA
- the aroA gene encoding 3-phosphoshikimate 1-carboxyvinyltransferase — protein MDVHVTRSAVDGTARAPPSKSYTHRALLAAGYSDGATVASPLVSADTRATARAVTAFGGAVDPTPAEWSAETDAVEVEGFDGRPAVPDDVIDCGNSGTTTRLVTGTAALGDGGTVLTGDSSLRSRPQGPLLDALTDLGIRAESTRGNGQAPLVVFGPLSGGEVAIPGDVSSQYVTALLMAGAVTDDGIEVSLTTELKSAPYVDITLELLADFGIDAEPVGSDTADGAAGFSVPGGQTYAPEGGRYAVPGDFSSISYLVAAGAVAADPDGAVRIEGARPSAQGDAAIVEIAERMGAAIEWDRESGVITVERSALSGVEVDVGDTPDLLPTIAALGAVADGDTRITNCEHVRYKETDRVAAMAEELARMGAETTEEPDTLTVHGSESDLRGATVDGRADHRIVMALAVAALAAEGTTTIRGGEHVDVSFPTFFETMADLGATVDRAE, from the coding sequence ATGGACGTTCACGTCACCCGGTCCGCGGTCGACGGGACGGCTCGCGCGCCGCCCTCGAAGAGCTACACGCACCGCGCGCTGCTCGCGGCGGGATACAGCGACGGCGCCACGGTGGCCTCGCCGCTCGTCTCCGCGGACACGCGCGCGACCGCCCGCGCCGTGACCGCCTTCGGCGGCGCCGTCGACCCGACTCCCGCGGAGTGGAGCGCTGAGACCGACGCGGTCGAAGTCGAGGGGTTCGACGGCCGGCCCGCGGTCCCCGACGACGTCATCGACTGCGGGAACTCGGGGACGACGACCCGACTCGTGACCGGCACCGCCGCGCTCGGCGACGGCGGCACCGTCCTCACCGGGGACTCCTCGCTCCGGTCGCGCCCGCAGGGACCGCTGCTCGACGCCCTCACCGATCTCGGCATCCGCGCCGAGTCGACCCGCGGGAACGGACAGGCCCCGCTCGTCGTCTTCGGGCCGCTCTCGGGCGGCGAGGTGGCGATCCCCGGCGACGTCTCCTCGCAGTACGTCACCGCCCTGCTCATGGCCGGCGCGGTCACCGACGACGGGATCGAGGTGTCGCTGACGACGGAGCTCAAGTCTGCCCCCTACGTCGACATCACGCTCGAACTGCTCGCCGACTTCGGGATCGACGCCGAGCCGGTGGGCAGCGACACCGCCGACGGCGCGGCGGGGTTCTCGGTCCCCGGCGGACAGACGTACGCCCCGGAGGGCGGCCGGTACGCGGTCCCCGGCGACTTCTCGTCGATCTCGTACCTCGTCGCCGCGGGCGCGGTCGCCGCCGACCCCGACGGCGCGGTCCGTATCGAGGGCGCTCGACCGAGCGCGCAGGGCGACGCCGCCATCGTCGAGATCGCGGAGCGGATGGGCGCGGCGATCGAGTGGGACCGCGAGTCGGGCGTCATCACGGTCGAGCGGTCCGCGCTCTCCGGCGTCGAGGTCGACGTCGGCGACACGCCCGACCTGCTCCCGACGATCGCGGCGCTCGGCGCGGTCGCCGACGGCGACACGCGGATCACCAACTGCGAGCACGTCCGCTACAAGGAGACCGACCGGGTGGCCGCGATGGCCGAGGAGCTGGCGAGGATGGGCGCGGAGACCACGGAGGAGCCGGACACGCTGACGGTCCACGGCTCCGAGAGCGACCTCCGCGGCGCGACCGTCGACGGCCGGGCGGACCACCGGATCGTGATGGCGCTCGCGGTCGCCGCGCTCGCCGCGGAGGGCACGACGACGATCCGCGGCGGGGAACACGTCGACGTCTCGTTCCCGACGTTCTTCGAGACGATGGCCGACCTCGGCGCGACGGTCGACCGGGCGGAGTGA
- a CDS encoding sensor histidine kinase — MDTSRLTGALVISLTGAGLAAIALRGFATGTAGIADVVVTGLTLLFGIAFAVTGPIGYRTDVESRHLLRIAGWNALGVVATSAVLVLVYSFQVAGGGSVVEPLVAGALVVAVSAFAHVLIGFNDVRRIRARRLVKQRQKAAVMNRFVRHDLRHAAQLLIGYGERLSAAGDPDADGGDTGTGSDLDLGRRIADIGADLGDTQSKIRVFDDVLERDDERTAVDLAAALEDRRSDWEEEYPDGTLETDLDEGCTALAGDHVDTALAELMDNAFEHGGDPPAVAVRGERTDGTVRVEILDDGDGFPDDEMALINEDRTETQLQHSSGLGLWLAKWVIEHYDGSLSIGDRADGDGGVVTVRLPAAGG; from the coding sequence ATGGACACGAGCCGTCTCACGGGCGCGCTCGTCATCAGCCTCACCGGCGCGGGGTTGGCGGCGATCGCGCTCCGCGGGTTCGCGACCGGCACGGCCGGGATCGCGGACGTCGTCGTCACCGGCCTGACGCTCCTCTTCGGGATCGCCTTCGCGGTCACCGGGCCGATAGGGTATCGAACCGACGTCGAGTCGCGACACCTGCTGCGGATCGCCGGCTGGAACGCCCTCGGCGTCGTCGCGACCTCCGCCGTCCTGGTGTTGGTGTACTCCTTTCAGGTCGCCGGCGGCGGGAGCGTGGTCGAACCCCTCGTTGCCGGAGCGCTCGTCGTCGCCGTCAGCGCGTTCGCACACGTCCTGATCGGCTTCAACGACGTGCGGCGGATCCGCGCCCGGCGGCTCGTGAAACAGCGACAGAAGGCCGCGGTGATGAACCGGTTCGTCCGCCACGACCTGCGACACGCCGCCCAGCTCCTGATCGGCTACGGCGAACGGCTCTCCGCCGCGGGCGACCCCGACGCCGACGGGGGCGATACGGGGACCGGTTCCGACCTCGACCTCGGCCGACGGATCGCGGATATCGGAGCCGACCTCGGCGACACGCAGTCCAAGATCCGCGTCTTCGACGACGTCCTCGAGCGGGACGACGAGCGAACGGCGGTCGACCTCGCGGCGGCGCTCGAGGACCGACGATCCGACTGGGAGGAGGAGTACCCGGACGGGACGCTCGAGACCGATCTCGACGAGGGGTGTACCGCGCTGGCGGGCGACCACGTCGACACGGCGCTCGCGGAGCTGATGGACAACGCGTTCGAACACGGCGGCGACCCGCCCGCGGTCGCCGTCCGCGGGGAGCGGACCGACGGCACGGTTCGGGTCGAGATCCTCGACGACGGCGACGGCTTCCCGGACGACGAGATGGCGCTCATCAACGAGGACCGGACCGAGACGCAGCTCCAACACAGCAGCGGGCTCGGGCTCTGGCTCGCGAAGTGGGTGATCGAACACTACGACGGGAGCCTCTCGATCGGCGACCGGGCCGACGGCGACGGCGGGGTCGTCACGGTTCGGCTGCCGGCGGCGGGCGGGTAG
- the rocF gene encoding arginase, with amino-acid sequence MTRVRIIGAPTDYGANRRGVDMGPSAIRYGGLADELEGAGVEVVDAGDLSVPRAEERDPDTDAPTEGDAKFLHEVADVCRRLADEVDETLAEGAVPLALGGDHSIAIGSLVGAARDADVGAVWFDAHADLNTPSTTPSGNVHGMPLAAALGIGEFADTEWANAAGLEPENVALVGLRSVDGAEVELLREHGFAAYTMSDIDERGITDVTEDALDAASAGVDGVHISLDLDWLDPKEAPGVGTPVRGGVTYREAHSAMEIVDDADCLRSMELVEVNPTLDQHNETAELATELAASAFGKRVI; translated from the coding sequence ATGACGAGAGTCAGAATCATCGGCGCGCCGACCGACTACGGAGCCAACCGACGCGGGGTCGACATGGGACCGTCGGCGATCCGCTACGGCGGCCTCGCCGACGAACTCGAGGGCGCGGGCGTCGAGGTCGTCGACGCGGGGGATCTCTCCGTCCCCCGCGCCGAGGAGCGGGACCCGGACACCGACGCCCCGACGGAGGGCGACGCGAAGTTCCTCCACGAGGTCGCGGACGTGTGTCGCCGGCTCGCCGACGAGGTGGACGAGACGCTCGCGGAGGGGGCGGTCCCGCTGGCGCTCGGCGGCGACCACTCGATCGCGATCGGCTCGCTCGTGGGAGCCGCCCGCGACGCCGACGTCGGCGCGGTGTGGTTCGACGCCCACGCCGACCTCAACACCCCGTCGACGACGCCCTCGGGCAACGTCCACGGGATGCCTCTCGCCGCGGCGCTCGGGATCGGCGAGTTCGCGGACACCGAGTGGGCGAACGCGGCGGGACTCGAGCCGGAGAACGTCGCCTTGGTCGGGCTGCGTTCCGTCGACGGCGCGGAGGTGGAGCTGCTGCGCGAGCACGGCTTCGCCGCCTACACGATGTCCGACATCGACGAGCGGGGGATCACGGACGTGACGGAGGACGCGCTCGACGCGGCCTCCGCGGGCGTCGACGGCGTCCACATCAGCCTCGACCTCGACTGGCTCGACCCCAAGGAGGCCCCCGGCGTGGGGACGCCAGTCCGCGGCGGGGTCACCTACCGGGAGGCCCACAGCGCGATGGAGATCGTCGACGACGCCGACTGCCTCCGGTCGATGGAGCTCGTCGAGGTGAACCCGACGCTCGACCAGCACAACGAGACGGCGGAGCTCGCGACCGAACTGGCCGCCAGCGCCTTCGGCAAGCGGGTGATCTAG
- a CDS encoding Rrf2 family transcriptional regulator, producing the protein MSSIELTSSQKSILSALINLYGEEEDAVKGEAIAEEVDRNPGTIRNQMQSLKALQLVEGVPGPKGGYKPTSNAYEALDIQRMDEPAHVPIKHEGETVEGVNVDGIDLSSVHHPELCRAEIHVQGSVRRFHEGDSVTVGPTPLSKLLIDGTVDGKDDTANVLILRIDDMHAPAGEAAH; encoded by the coding sequence ATGTCATCGATCGAACTCACGTCGAGTCAGAAGAGCATCCTCTCGGCGCTCATCAACCTCTACGGGGAGGAGGAGGACGCCGTCAAGGGGGAAGCGATCGCCGAGGAGGTCGACCGCAACCCGGGGACCATCCGGAACCAGATGCAGAGCCTGAAGGCGCTCCAGCTCGTCGAGGGCGTCCCCGGCCCGAAGGGCGGGTACAAACCCACCTCGAACGCCTACGAGGCGCTCGACATCCAGCGGATGGACGAGCCCGCACACGTCCCGATCAAACACGAGGGCGAGACCGTCGAGGGCGTGAACGTCGACGGGATCGACCTCTCGAGCGTCCACCACCCGGAGCTCTGCCGCGCGGAGATCCACGTCCAGGGGTCGGTACGCCGCTTCCACGAGGGCGACTCGGTGACCGTCGGTCCCACCCCGCTCTCGAAGCTGCTCATCGACGGCACCGTCGACGGCAAGGACGACACCGCGAACGTCCTCATCCTCCGCATCGACGACATGCACGCGCCCGCCGGCGAAGCCGCGCACTGA